One window from the genome of Acuticoccus sp. I52.16.1 encodes:
- a CDS encoding bifunctional 2-polyprenyl-6-hydroxyphenol methylase/3-demethylubiquinol 3-O-methyltransferase UbiG yields MIVEQPAGNFEDKYNSKNPISARLVANFLRTFETMAERSGVREVYEVGCGEGELIARLAQTGFTVRGSDVAREAIAEALVRHPELEGRIEVAPLQQLSAARDSAPLVVCCEVLEHIDDPEEALDVLVELAKPYLLASVPREPLWRALNMSRLKYVENFGNTPGHVNHWSSRSFVAFLERRFEVIAVSRPLPWTMVLAKSRSAPQASE; encoded by the coding sequence ATGATTGTCGAGCAACCCGCGGGCAACTTCGAGGACAAGTACAACTCGAAGAATCCGATCTCGGCGCGCTTGGTCGCCAACTTCCTGCGTACTTTTGAAACCATGGCCGAACGGTCGGGAGTGCGGGAGGTGTACGAAGTCGGGTGCGGTGAGGGTGAACTCATTGCCCGCCTCGCGCAGACCGGCTTCACCGTCCGCGGAAGCGACGTGGCGCGCGAGGCGATCGCGGAGGCCCTCGTGCGGCATCCCGAACTCGAAGGTCGCATCGAGGTGGCGCCGCTCCAGCAGCTGTCCGCGGCGCGGGACAGTGCGCCTCTCGTCGTTTGCTGCGAGGTTCTCGAGCATATCGACGACCCGGAAGAGGCGCTTGATGTCCTTGTGGAACTTGCGAAGCCTTATCTTCTCGCGAGCGTGCCACGTGAGCCGTTGTGGCGCGCGCTGAACATGAGCCGGCTGAAATACGTGGAAAATTTCGGTAATACGCCTGGCCATGTCAACCACTGGTCGTCGCGGAGCTTCGTCGCCTTTCTCGAGCGGCGCTTCGAGGTCATCGCCGTGTCAAGGCCGTTGCCGTGGACAATGGTGCTCGCCAAATCGCGCAGCGCGCCACAGGCCTCAGAGTGA
- a CDS encoding glycosyltransferase family 2 protein — protein sequence MRLIIQIPCYNEGQTLLETLRDLPTTIDGVDSVEILIIDDGSADATIAVAREHGVDHIIRHKKNRGLARSFRTGIDAALRLGADIIVNTDGDNQYSGASIPDLVKPIVDGRFDVIVGDRQTGLIAHFSPMKRVLQRFGSSVVRRLSDVDVPDAVSGFRAFNRNAALQFNIVSGFSYTIEMLIQAGKKHMAVGSVPVKTNPKTRESRLFKSIPKFIERSLTTMVRMYAMYQPLRFFVFTGALISFIGLLPILRFLMLYALGEGDGHIQSLTVGGALLVIGTLVLVMGVIGDLVNFNRQLAEIILEKARRAEAHQGDLIIPNADWVRINGQDCNSGCAASVGHAV from the coding sequence GTGCGTCTCATCATCCAGATACCCTGTTACAATGAAGGACAGACGCTCCTAGAAACTCTGCGCGATCTGCCGACGACGATCGATGGTGTCGACTCTGTCGAGATCCTCATCATCGACGATGGATCGGCGGATGCAACCATTGCAGTCGCGCGGGAGCACGGGGTCGATCACATCATCCGGCATAAAAAGAATCGTGGCCTAGCCCGGTCGTTCAGAACTGGCATCGATGCAGCGCTTCGTCTTGGCGCCGATATCATAGTCAATACAGACGGCGACAATCAGTATAGCGGCGCCAGTATTCCCGACCTCGTCAAGCCGATCGTAGATGGACGTTTTGACGTTATCGTGGGCGATCGGCAGACTGGCTTGATCGCCCATTTTTCGCCGATGAAGAGAGTTCTTCAACGCTTTGGATCGAGCGTTGTGCGGCGACTATCCGATGTCGACGTTCCTGATGCCGTAAGTGGCTTCAGGGCGTTCAACCGAAACGCTGCTCTGCAATTCAATATTGTGTCGGGGTTCAGTTATACGATTGAGATGCTGATTCAGGCGGGGAAAAAACATATGGCGGTTGGATCCGTCCCAGTCAAAACCAATCCTAAGACGCGTGAATCTCGTCTATTCAAAAGCATTCCAAAGTTTATCGAGCGATCATTGACGACGATGGTGCGCATGTATGCCATGTACCAGCCATTGCGGTTTTTCGTATTCACGGGCGCCTTGATCTCCTTCATCGGGCTCCTGCCGATCCTGCGCTTCCTGATGTTGTACGCCCTCGGCGAAGGTGACGGGCACATTCAATCCTTGACCGTCGGCGGCGCGCTCCTCGTGATCGGAACCCTCGTCCTCGTTATGGGCGTCATCGGGGACCTTGTGAACTTCAACCGGCAGCTTGCCGAAATCATACTCGAGAAGGCGCGCAGGGCAGAAGCGCATCAGGGTGACCTGATCATCCCGAACGCCGACTGGGTCCGCATCAATGGTCAGGATTGCAACAGCGGATGCGCGGCCAGCGTCGGCCATGCCGTCTAG
- a CDS encoding GDSL-type esterase/lipase family protein, with translation MAIFSTSTLWPALRRLSPLRLAAGLLIAILCTEAVARVAPLVVPKTVRQPFTVLTMAGEETGRGEPGSQVEWRTNEVGARGSFQRPGLAIAAFGTSTTAGAGITQADTFPEVLGARLCGASVDNFARDAAGWSEALVIMEDLARRGRHYDAAIIMAHIGGRSAGHIKPFHAWSDFSAGGGPLAAPVLFKQALRREFHETGKRAPLIATLLAEVRKIRNPPLQGFHHPSPLDENNRALRASSAVQFADSEAHLDEAQRAVIVRRTQSLVEDARQIASHVIVLTQPVAYDEDALPGVAARWLSLYPLAKDRPLYISNRSVAEGIRLGQSVVAEAAAAAGATVVPLDAAMRPMLAETDRLFFDKWHFTAEGHRTAAKIIAPYLCAALVGEGGCSCSGAT, from the coding sequence ATGGCGATATTCTCCACTTCCACGCTCTGGCCGGCGCTGCGGCGCCTCTCACCCCTGCGTCTGGCGGCCGGCCTTCTGATCGCCATCCTGTGCACCGAGGCGGTCGCCCGCGTGGCGCCCCTCGTCGTGCCGAAGACGGTGCGTCAGCCCTTCACCGTCCTCACCATGGCTGGCGAAGAGACCGGCCGCGGAGAACCCGGGAGCCAGGTGGAGTGGCGCACAAACGAGGTGGGCGCGCGCGGCAGTTTCCAGCGGCCGGGCCTTGCCATTGCCGCCTTCGGCACGAGTACGACGGCCGGGGCCGGGATCACGCAGGCGGACACCTTTCCCGAAGTGCTCGGCGCGCGGCTGTGCGGTGCCTCAGTCGACAACTTCGCCCGGGATGCCGCAGGCTGGTCAGAGGCGCTCGTCATCATGGAGGATCTCGCCAGGCGCGGGCGGCACTATGATGCCGCCATCATCATGGCCCATATCGGTGGACGGTCGGCGGGTCACATAAAACCGTTTCATGCCTGGTCGGACTTTTCGGCAGGCGGGGGGCCCCTCGCCGCGCCGGTCCTCTTCAAGCAGGCCCTGCGCCGCGAGTTTCACGAGACAGGAAAGCGTGCGCCCCTCATTGCCACCCTTCTTGCCGAAGTGCGCAAGATCCGTAACCCGCCTCTCCAAGGCTTCCATCATCCCTCCCCCCTAGACGAGAACAATCGCGCCCTCAGAGCCTCCAGCGCCGTCCAGTTCGCTGACAGCGAGGCGCATCTCGACGAGGCTCAGCGCGCCGTCATCGTGCGGCGGACGCAAAGCCTCGTCGAGGATGCCCGCCAGATCGCCTCTCATGTCATCGTCCTTACCCAGCCCGTCGCCTATGACGAAGACGCCCTTCCGGGCGTTGCAGCCCGCTGGCTCTCGCTCTATCCGCTGGCGAAGGATCGCCCTCTTTACATCTCGAACCGTTCCGTTGCCGAAGGGATACGCCTTGGCCAGAGCGTAGTGGCGGAGGCCGCCGCAGCAGCTGGCGCAACCGTGGTCCCGCTCGATGCGGCGATGCGTCCGATGCTTGCCGAAACCGACCGCCTGTTCTTCGACAAGTGGCATTTCACAGCCGAGGGACATAGAACTGCCGCTAAAATTATCGCTCCCTACCTGTGCGCGGCGCTGGTCGGGGAAGGTGGTTGCAGCTGCTCCGGCGCGACGTGA
- a CDS encoding MBOAT family protein, which yields MLFTTLEYWIFFFVVFVLYHLLAHRAQNLMLLVASYVFYAAWDWRYAGLMALSTAIAYGAGLAVEDHRAGHRRRAALTSAVVANLAVLAAFKYWGFIVDVIGDLLNPGADFYDNISLSVLLPVGISFYTFQSISYVVDVARGEIRAARNPLDLALYVSLFPQLVAGPIERGAQLMPQVINRRPVNLPAMRSALWLIAWGLYKKICIADTLAHPVNAVFATSDPTGPEVYVAAVCFALQIYCDFSGYTDIARGCARLIGFELMLNFNLPYIARNPSDFWRRWHISLSTWLRDYLYIPLGGSRRGPGRTTFNLMATMVLGGLWHGARYNFILWGAYHGAILVAHRVISGRLTGRGSRLGIVLSVLVMFQFTLFGWLLFRVETIEQLSRMMGALATGWSSAGVAGDILLYALPTTVPLLFIEAWQVRASRLDVVERSPWPVHVALVSLALAAAVILDRSGAAPFIYFQF from the coding sequence ATGCTTTTTACGACGCTCGAATACTGGATCTTCTTTTTCGTCGTCTTCGTCCTCTATCATCTTCTTGCCCACCGGGCGCAGAACCTCATGCTGCTCGTCGCGAGCTATGTGTTCTATGCAGCTTGGGACTGGCGCTATGCGGGGCTGATGGCGCTGTCGACGGCAATCGCCTATGGGGCCGGCCTTGCCGTAGAGGACCATCGTGCGGGGCACCGGCGCCGCGCGGCGCTGACGTCCGCGGTCGTCGCCAATCTTGCCGTACTGGCCGCCTTCAAGTATTGGGGGTTTATCGTTGACGTAATAGGCGATCTTTTAAACCCGGGGGCTGATTTCTACGACAATATCTCTCTCAGTGTACTGCTTCCGGTCGGGATCAGCTTCTATACCTTCCAGTCCATCAGCTACGTGGTCGATGTCGCCCGTGGCGAGATCCGGGCGGCGCGCAACCCTCTCGACCTTGCCCTTTACGTGTCCCTCTTTCCTCAGCTCGTCGCAGGTCCCATCGAGCGCGGCGCCCAGCTGATGCCGCAGGTGATTAACCGTCGCCCGGTCAATCTTCCTGCCATGCGATCAGCCCTCTGGTTGATCGCGTGGGGTCTTTACAAGAAAATCTGCATCGCCGACACGCTGGCCCATCCGGTCAATGCCGTGTTCGCGACATCTGACCCGACGGGACCGGAAGTGTATGTCGCGGCAGTGTGCTTTGCGCTACAAATCTACTGCGACTTCTCTGGCTATACGGATATCGCTCGCGGATGCGCTCGGCTCATCGGGTTCGAACTGATGCTGAACTTCAATCTACCCTATATTGCTCGCAATCCGTCTGATTTCTGGCGACGTTGGCACATCAGTCTGTCCACTTGGTTGCGCGATTACCTTTATATTCCGCTGGGCGGAAGCCGGCGTGGGCCGGGGCGCACCACATTCAACCTGATGGCGACGATGGTGCTGGGCGGGCTGTGGCACGGGGCGCGCTACAATTTCATCTTGTGGGGAGCCTACCACGGCGCCATCTTGGTTGCTCATCGCGTCATCTCCGGTCGCCTGACGGGAAGAGGCTCACGGCTCGGCATCGTCCTGTCGGTTCTCGTCATGTTCCAGTTCACCTTGTTCGGCTGGCTGCTGTTTCGGGTGGAAACGATCGAGCAGCTCTCCCGCATGATGGGAGCGCTCGCCACCGGCTGGTCCTCCGCCGGGGTGGCAGGCGATATCCTCCTTTACGCTTTGCCGACCACGGTGCCTCTTCTTTTCATCGAGGCCTGGCAGGTACGTGCCAGCCGGCTCGACGTGGTGGAGCGCTCTCCCTGGCCGGTCCATGTTGCCCTCGTCTCTCTCGCTCTGGCGGCGGCAGTGATTCTCGACCGCTCGGGGGCAGCTCCATTCATCTATTTCCAATTCTGA
- a CDS encoding glycosyltransferase, producing the protein MRVLAFVPALGVVSETFIADALEGLAQTTELVVATGQAGDAARVPSGAGFVAAPFLHLSRKGERFAARLSRAPLWSTKRDTPLDHNAARVVGDLITRIDPSVAYLEYGTTLARLAKPLARAGVPAIVHLHGHDVTAALADPAYRAALAAGLGEVAGVAVASHHMRRLAILAGAAPELVHVVPLGICPQGLEPMPWAERAAAPPRIVFLGRLVAKKHPVALIEAFAIIAAARPDATLDIIGDGPERAAAEARAAARGVAGKVSFHGALPRGEALAIVRRCRIYAQHSVTAFTGDQEGFGISIAEAAALELAVVATHHNGIPEQVSDGQTGLLVPEYDFEAMAAAILSLIKDPDRCAALGREGRARVFSTYPPAARIERLTILLSAAAGQPQRR; encoded by the coding sequence GTGCGGGTTCTCGCATTCGTGCCGGCGCTGGGGGTGGTGTCGGAGACGTTCATCGCCGATGCGCTGGAAGGGCTTGCGCAGACCACCGAGCTCGTCGTCGCCACCGGCCAGGCGGGCGATGCGGCACGAGTGCCCTCGGGCGCCGGTTTCGTGGCCGCCCCCTTTCTCCACCTGTCGCGGAAAGGCGAGCGGTTCGCTGCGCGCCTTTCTCGTGCTCCCCTCTGGTCGACCAAGCGCGATACCCCGCTCGACCACAACGCTGCTCGTGTTGTCGGAGATCTCATCACCCGCATCGACCCGAGCGTCGCCTATCTGGAATACGGCACCACCCTTGCACGGCTCGCCAAGCCGCTTGCCCGCGCCGGCGTGCCCGCCATCGTCCATCTGCACGGGCACGACGTCACCGCCGCGCTTGCCGATCCCGCCTATCGTGCCGCACTCGCTGCGGGGTTGGGCGAGGTGGCGGGGGTGGCCGTCGCCTCTCACCACATGCGCCGCCTTGCCATTCTCGCCGGTGCGGCGCCGGAGCTGGTACATGTCGTGCCGCTCGGCATCTGCCCGCAGGGCCTGGAGCCCATGCCATGGGCAGAGCGCGCCGCCGCCCCGCCGCGCATCGTCTTCCTTGGTCGGCTCGTTGCCAAGAAGCACCCCGTCGCGCTCATCGAGGCATTTGCTATCATCGCCGCGGCCCGGCCCGATGCGACGCTGGATATCATCGGTGATGGCCCCGAACGCGCCGCCGCCGAGGCCCGCGCGGCCGCGCGAGGGGTGGCCGGCAAGGTAAGCTTCCACGGCGCCCTTCCACGGGGCGAGGCGCTCGCCATCGTGCGGCGGTGCCGGATCTATGCACAGCACTCCGTTACCGCCTTCACCGGCGACCAGGAAGGGTTCGGCATCTCCATCGCCGAGGCGGCCGCGTTGGAACTCGCCGTCGTCGCGACGCACCATAACGGCATCCCTGAACAGGTGAGCGACGGCCAGACCGGTCTTCTCGTTCCCGAATACGACTTCGAAGCAATGGCGGCGGCGATTCTCTCCCTCATCAAAGATCCCGACCGTTGTGCCGCGCTCGGCCGTGAAGGCCGCGCCCGAGTTTTCTCCACGTACCCACCGGCCGCCCGGATAGAAAGACTTACCATCCTTCTGAGCGCTGCAGCGGGGCAGCCGCAGCGTCGGTGA
- a CDS encoding sulfotransferase codes for MRRTLAEPEMVSASLPARAVRRARHHVLTHLQHAFTRVNERPVIVLGNQKSGTSALVSLLAAAAGKRATNDIFTWYGDMEGELLAGRMSFPEFVERARYHFSSAFVKDPSFTFMLPAVKTRFPEARFVFVVRDPRLNIRGILNRVEVPGTLADLDAAAFAQVRAQRPGWLPVLDGRGVVTEGTHVARLAHRCRIAMEIAAAHRTQWPVVRYEDFLADKPGTIAATLEAVGEQARHDIAPLADNPFQPPSRNRSTPADFFSPTNLTLIEEICGQAMTEFGYR; via the coding sequence ATGCGCCGGACGCTGGCTGAGCCGGAGATGGTGTCTGCCTCGCTGCCCGCCCGTGCCGTTCGCCGCGCCCGCCACCATGTCTTGACTCACCTGCAGCACGCCTTCACGCGGGTCAACGAGCGTCCGGTCATCGTGCTCGGCAACCAGAAGAGCGGAACGAGCGCGCTGGTCTCCTTGCTCGCCGCCGCCGCCGGAAAGCGGGCCACCAACGACATCTTCACCTGGTATGGCGACATGGAAGGGGAGCTGCTCGCCGGCCGGATGTCCTTCCCCGAGTTCGTGGAGCGGGCGCGCTATCATTTCTCGAGTGCGTTTGTGAAGGATCCGAGCTTCACCTTCATGCTGCCGGCGGTGAAGACGCGCTTCCCCGAGGCGCGCTTTGTCTTCGTGGTGCGGGACCCAAGGCTCAACATCCGCGGTATTCTCAACCGTGTAGAGGTGCCCGGCACCCTCGCCGATCTCGATGCGGCAGCTTTCGCGCAGGTGAGGGCACAACGTCCTGGCTGGCTTCCCGTGCTCGATGGGCGCGGCGTGGTGACTGAGGGCACCCATGTCGCCCGCCTCGCTCATCGTTGCCGCATCGCCATGGAGATCGCCGCCGCGCACCGCACGCAGTGGCCCGTGGTTCGCTACGAGGATTTCCTGGCTGATAAGCCAGGCACCATCGCCGCAACCCTTGAGGCTGTGGGCGAGCAGGCGCGCCACGACATCGCCCCCCTCGCAGACAATCCCTTCCAGCCACCGAGCCGCAACCGCAGTACCCCAGCCGACTTCTTCAGCCCCACCAACCTTACGCTCATCGAGGAGATCTGCGGCCAGGCGATGACGGAGTTCGGCTACAGGTGA
- a CDS encoding glycosyltransferase, whose product MAPSLADPRPDGVTLAVCTHNGATRLGPTLARIAAQADLEKGNPPGTGIHFELLVVDNASTDGTAETVKALWPAALADRLTIIREGAPGVAHARLRALREARFRFISFIDDDNWISPNWVREVHAIFADNPKVALLHCPSTAHLPGPEPADFPTYSSWLAIGSLVQEEGIVTRRPVSFWTAGLSVRLAALAFLDDPRFAFALSGRTGARTLGGEDHELCLCTLLGGWEAVFTHKIQFVHDIPMRRLEPDYLADLVENGGRSRRVLSEYRAAFAPDRFPTGLRLLAICVRDFAYRGAAYWLKRAVGRLPSAAAPSALSYRHARGRLVGYFETAARVPVARRNIAIARRFHAPDAG is encoded by the coding sequence GTGGCCCCTTCTCTCGCTGATCCGCGGCCTGATGGCGTGACGCTCGCCGTGTGCACACACAACGGCGCCACGCGACTCGGACCGACCCTCGCCCGCATTGCCGCTCAGGCCGATCTTGAGAAAGGCAACCCGCCGGGGACTGGTATTCACTTCGAACTCCTTGTCGTCGACAACGCATCCACCGACGGCACCGCCGAAACGGTAAAAGCTTTGTGGCCGGCCGCCCTTGCCGATCGGCTGACCATCATCCGGGAGGGCGCCCCCGGGGTCGCTCATGCTCGCCTGCGCGCACTGAGGGAGGCGCGTTTCCGGTTCATCTCCTTCATCGACGACGACAACTGGATCTCGCCTAACTGGGTGCGCGAGGTCCATGCCATTTTTGCCGATAATCCTAAGGTGGCTCTTCTCCACTGCCCCTCGACAGCCCACCTTCCCGGCCCCGAGCCGGCCGACTTTCCCACCTATTCCAGCTGGCTTGCCATCGGCAGTCTCGTCCAGGAGGAAGGCATCGTCACCCGCCGTCCAGTCTCCTTCTGGACAGCAGGCCTTTCGGTCCGCCTCGCCGCCCTCGCCTTTCTGGACGATCCTCGATTTGCCTTCGCTCTCAGCGGCCGCACCGGTGCCCGCACCCTGGGCGGAGAGGATCACGAGCTGTGCCTTTGCACCCTCCTGGGCGGGTGGGAGGCTGTGTTCACCCACAAGATCCAATTCGTGCACGACATCCCTATGCGCCGGCTGGAGCCCGACTATCTCGCCGATCTTGTAGAGAATGGCGGCCGCTCACGCCGCGTCCTCAGTGAATATCGCGCCGCCTTCGCACCGGACCGGTTTCCTACCGGGCTGCGCCTGCTTGCGATCTGCGTTCGCGATTTCGCGTATCGAGGCGCAGCCTATTGGCTGAAACGCGCCGTCGGGCGCCTGCCGTCTGCCGCCGCGCCCTCTGCGCTCTCCTACCGCCACGCCCGCGGTAGGCTGGTCGGTTATTTCGAGACGGCCGCGCGTGTGCCCGTGGCCCGCCGCAACATTGCGATCGCAAGGCGCTTTCATGCGCCGGACGCTGGCTGA
- a CDS encoding IS630 family transposase (programmed frameshift), which produces MPKLLSEDLRLRVVRAIDDGMSRRQAAARFEVAPSTAIRWYEAWQRTGSCRAKRQGGDRWSHVTEAHAERILAILDGTGDITLVELKARLGESGGTVSISALSRFFRRHGITPQKKTGHAAEQDRADVLARRHAWFDGQDELDAERLIFIDETWANTKMARTHGRCARGTRLRMPLPFGHWKTTTLVAGLSLSGIVAPMVLDRAINGVWFETYVEQVLAPCLSPGDVVVMDNLGSHKGWRVRDLIESAGARLVFLPPYSPDFNPIEMAFAKIKALLRKAAERTVDDLWDRIGAVLDLVTPDEARAYFRAAGYDPD; this is translated from the exons ATGCCCAAGCTGCTCTCTGAGGATCTTCGCCTTCGCGTGGTTCGCGCCATCGACGATGGAATGTCCCGCCGGCAGGCCGCGGCGCGGTTCGAGGTCGCCCCGTCCACGGCGATCCGATGGTACGAGGCTTGGCAACGCACCGGCTCATGCCGCGCCAAGCGCCAGGGCGGCGACCGCTGGTCCCACGTCACCGAAGCCCACGCCGAGCGCATCCTCGCGATCCTGGACGGCACCGGCGACATCACCCTGGTCGAGCTGAAGGCAAGGCTCGGTGAGAGCGGCGGCACGGTCTCCATCTCGGCGCTGTCGCGCTTCTTCCGTCGCCACGGGATCACGC CGCAAAAAAAGACCGGCCACGCGGCCGAGCAGGACCGCGCGGATGTCCTTGCCCGGCGGCACGCCTGGTTCGACGGGCAGGACGAGCTCGACGCCGAGCGCCTGATCTTCATCGACGAGACCTGGGCCAACACGAAGATGGCCCGCACCCACGGCCGCTGCGCCCGGGGGACAAGGCTGCGCATGCCGCTGCCGTTCGGCCATTGGAAGACGACCACGCTGGTCGCCGGGCTCTCGCTGTCCGGGATCGTCGCGCCTATGGTGCTCGACCGGGCGATCAACGGCGTATGGTTCGAGACCTACGTGGAGCAGGTTCTCGCACCATGCCTGTCGCCGGGCGACGTCGTCGTGATGGACAACCTCGGCAGTCACAAGGGTTGGCGCGTTCGCGACCTGATCGAGAGCGCCGGGGCGAGGCTCGTGTTCCTCCCGCCCTACAGCCCCGACTTCAACCCGATCGAGATGGCCTTCGCCAAGATCAAGGCGCTCCTTCGAAAGGCGGCGGAGCGAACCGTCGATGACCTGTGGGACCGCATCGGCGCGGTCCTCGACCTCGTCACGCCAGACGAAGCCCGAGCCTACTTCCGAGCCGCCGGCTATGACCCGGACTGA
- a CDS encoding glycoside hydrolase TIM-barrel-like domain-containing protein produces MATLVLGAVGTAIGGAVGGTVLGLSGAAIGGIVGSTVGSVIDSWLVSQLAPTQRIEGARLDSLRITSSTEGAVIPRLYGRMRIGGNIIWATDFREEVQTSTQGGGKGGGPKVKTTEYLYYASFAVALCEGPITGIGRIWADGKLMDLADVTWRWYPGDEAQDADPFIANTMGAVPTPAYRGTAYVVFEELALKRYGNRLPQLSFAVFRPLADPDTAEGCVEAVTLIPASGEFTYSTQPIRKGGDGETVAENLNALTDTTDIVVALDRLQAMVPAVKSVSLVVAWFGNDLRAGECQVRPGVEVPAKETTPVAWSVNGLARAGAHLVSRDDQDRPVYGGTPADFAVVEAIREMKARGLRVMFYPFILMDVPPDNGLPNPYSDNAAEIGQPTFPWRGRITCSPAAGHVGSVDKTAAAGAQVAVIFGSAAISDFAVAGDTVSWTGSSGDWGLRRMVLHYAHLCTVAGGVDAFLIGSEMRGLTTIRDGVASFPAVDAYRQLAADVRSIVGADSQVSYEADWSEYFGHQSDHGSGDVFFHLDPLWADPNVDFVGIDN; encoded by the coding sequence ATGGCAACCCTCGTTCTCGGCGCTGTCGGCACCGCCATCGGCGGCGCGGTCGGCGGGACCGTCCTCGGCCTCTCCGGCGCGGCCATCGGCGGCATCGTTGGCTCGACAGTCGGCTCCGTCATCGACAGCTGGCTCGTCTCGCAGCTCGCACCGACCCAGCGCATCGAAGGCGCGCGGCTGGACAGCCTGCGCATCACCTCGTCCACCGAAGGCGCCGTCATCCCCCGGCTCTACGGCCGCATGCGCATCGGAGGTAACATTATTTGGGCGACCGACTTCCGCGAGGAGGTCCAGACGTCCACCCAGGGCGGCGGCAAGGGCGGCGGCCCGAAGGTCAAGACGACCGAGTACCTGTACTATGCCTCGTTCGCGGTCGCGCTGTGCGAGGGACCGATTACCGGCATCGGTCGCATCTGGGCCGACGGGAAGCTGATGGACCTCGCCGACGTCACCTGGCGCTGGTACCCCGGCGATGAAGCCCAGGACGCGGATCCGTTCATTGCCAACACGATGGGCGCGGTGCCGACACCGGCTTATCGCGGCACGGCCTACGTGGTGTTCGAGGAGCTTGCGCTGAAGCGCTACGGCAACCGCCTGCCGCAGCTCTCGTTCGCGGTGTTCAGGCCCCTCGCCGATCCTGACACCGCTGAGGGCTGCGTCGAGGCGGTCACGCTGATTCCGGCGTCCGGCGAGTTCACCTATTCGACCCAGCCGATCCGAAAGGGCGGCGATGGCGAGACCGTCGCCGAGAACCTGAACGCGCTCACCGATACAACCGACATCGTCGTCGCGCTCGACCGACTGCAGGCGATGGTCCCGGCGGTGAAGAGCGTTTCGCTCGTTGTCGCATGGTTCGGCAACGATCTGCGCGCTGGCGAGTGTCAGGTGCGGCCCGGTGTTGAAGTGCCGGCGAAGGAAACGACGCCGGTCGCTTGGTCCGTGAACGGCTTGGCGCGGGCCGGGGCACACCTCGTCAGCCGGGACGACCAGGATCGGCCAGTCTACGGCGGTACGCCGGCCGACTTCGCCGTGGTCGAAGCGATCCGAGAAATGAAGGCCCGCGGCCTCCGGGTGATGTTCTACCCGTTCATCCTCATGGATGTCCCGCCGGACAACGGACTGCCGAACCCGTACAGCGACAACGCCGCTGAGATCGGACAGCCGACGTTCCCCTGGCGGGGGCGGATCACCTGCTCGCCCGCGGCCGGACATGTCGGCAGCGTCGATAAGACCGCGGCGGCGGGCGCCCAGGTGGCCGTCATCTTCGGCAGCGCGGCCATCTCCGATTTCGCGGTCGCTGGCGACACGGTCAGCTGGACCGGCAGCTCCGGCGATTGGGGGCTTCGTCGCATGGTGCTGCACTACGCCCACCTCTGCACGGTCGCCGGCGGTGTCGACGCCTTCCTGATCGGCTCGGAGATGCGCGGGCTCACCACGATCCGCGACGGGGTCGCGAGCTTCCCCGCAGTCGACGCCTACAGACAGCTGGCGGCGGACGTCCGCTCGATCGTCGGTGCGGACAGCCAAGTGAGCTACGAAGCCGACTGGTCAGAGTATTTTGGGCATCAATCAGACCACGGCTCGGGCGACGTCTTCTTCCACCTCGATCCGCTCTGGGCGGATCCGAACGTCGACTTTGTCGGGATCGACAACTAG
- a CDS encoding peptidase P60, producing the protein MTQTADPARVVVAARSWLGTPYHDQASLKGIGCDCLGLARGVWREVVGPEPFPISPYSRDWGESGPVEVLAEGARLMMPEIDPADAEPGALLLFRMRPRAIAKHVGILTTPDRFVHGYERLGVIEQLLTPVWRRRIAFAFLFPAPDLG; encoded by the coding sequence ATGACCCAGACCGCTGATCCCGCGCGCGTCGTAGTCGCGGCGCGGTCGTGGCTCGGTACGCCGTACCACGATCAGGCGAGCTTGAAGGGCATCGGTTGCGATTGCCTCGGCCTCGCCCGCGGTGTCTGGCGCGAGGTGGTGGGGCCGGAGCCATTCCCGATCTCGCCGTACAGCCGAGACTGGGGCGAGAGCGGTCCGGTCGAGGTCCTGGCGGAGGGTGCTCGCCTGATGATGCCCGAGATCGATCCGGCAGACGCCGAACCGGGGGCGCTGCTGCTGTTCCGCATGCGCCCGCGGGCGATCGCAAAGCATGTCGGGATCCTCACCACCCCCGATCGCTTCGTGCACGGCTACGAGCGGCTCGGTGTCATCGAGCAACTCCTCACGCCTGTCTGGCGACGCCGGATCGCGTTCGCCTTCCTCTTCCCGGCTCCGGATCTTGGCTGA